Part of the bacterium genome, GGGCAGGAGGCTGTGCCCGTGCTCGAAGCCGCCGTGGTCGAACAGCTCCTCGCCGTGGTCGGACGTCACCACGACCAGCGTCGAATCCCAGAGTCCCGCCTCGCGCAGCGCCGTGAACAGGCGTGCGAGGTGGTGGTCGGTGTAGCGGACTTCCCCGGCGTAGAGCGACGCGATGGCCGCGCGCACTTCGGGCGGTAGGTCGGAGATGCCGTCGCGCACGTCGGTGAGCAGGTGCGGGGACAGCCCGTGATCGTCCAGCAGGGGATGACGCGGCAGCTCCGGAGCCGGGCCGTCGCCCGGCAGCCGCCGGACGGTGTAGGGCAGGTGCGGGTCCAGCAGGTGCAGCCAGAGCAGGAACGGGCGGTCCGTGGGACGCGTGGGCAACCAGCGCAGCGCCTTGGCGACCACGTACTCCGACTTGTCGAGTTCGGCGAAGCGGTCGACCCAATAGGTCAACTCCCGAGCCAGCACCGAGCGCGACGCCGGCTGGAGCGGCTCCAGGACCATGGCGTGCTCGTACTCGGCGAAGCCGCGGTCGAAGCCGTAGGCGCCGGTCAGGTAGGGGTTGGTCGTGAAGGCGGCCGTGTGCCAACCCTGCGACCAGGCGATTTCCGCCAGCATCGGCGCGCCCCGAGGCAGAGGTCGCTTGCGCTCGATGCCCAGCTCCCGCGGGGAGCGCCCCGTCATCAGGGTGCCCATCCCCGGCAGGGTCCAGCAGCTGCTCGACCAGTTGTCGGCGTAGAGCAGCCCCTCTCCGGCCAGCCGGTCCAGACCCGGCGTGAGGTCGTCGCTCCCGCCGAGCGCGCCCAGGTGGTCGCGACGCCAGGCGTCGATGGTCACCAGCACGACGTTGGGACCGGACGGCGCCGCCGACGCCCGCTCCAGCCCGCCGCAGCGCTCCGCGCGGCCCTCGTCCCGCCAGTCGGGCCAGAGGCTGGTGAACACCAGCAGGAAGATCACGGTCAGGAAGAGGTTGCGTCGCGGCGTCAGCACCAGGGAACCCGCCAACGTCGTCAGCGGCCGCACCAGCAGGATGGTCAGCGCCAGGAAGCAACCCACCTGCAGGACGAACGCCTCGCGCAGCTCGTGAGCCGCCCACCACTGCGGCCACAGGTGTTCGCGGCCCGCATAGCCGGCGTAGAAGAAGACGAGCGAGGCGACCGCCGTCGCCGTGGTCAGGGCGTAGGCGCGCAGGCGGGCCGATGGGCGCCGCCGCACGGCCAGGGCGTAGGGCCCGAACATCAGGGCCGCGCACGCCATCGCGAACCAGCTGTAGAGCGTGACCGACGGGGCGACGCTGCGGACGAAGCCGGACTCGCCGCCGCCCGCGGTCCAGCCGCCGAAGCGGGACCACTGGCTGACGCCCTCCGCGAAGCCCACCAGGCCGGCCAGCACCCCCGACCACAGCACGGCCGCGGCGCAGGCGCGCACCCACTTCCAGAGTCTCTTCATCGGCGGCTCGTCCTCCCCGCCCGGCACCCGGGGCCGGAACCTCCCGTTTTTAGACAAGTTTCGTCACTTGGTCAAGCAGTGCTTCCTCACCGGTGCTTGCAGACGAGCCGGGTGATGCTATCCTCAAGGCTGCGAACACGAACCCGAGGGGCGGACGTGAGACCTTACGAGGGCGTCGATTACTTCCGGATGGAAGAGGAGCTGGGCGACGAGGAACGGGCGGCGCGGGACCTCTGCCGGAGCTTCGTCGAGCGGCGTTTCCTGCCGGTGGTCAGGGAGCACCATCGCGCCGGGACGTTCCCGCTGGAACTGGTGCCGGAGATGGGCGCGCTCGGGATGTTCGGGACCTCGGTGAAGGGGCCCGGCTGCCCCGGGCTGTCGCCGACGGTGTACGGGCTGGTCTGCCAGGAGCTCGAGCGCGGGGACAGCGGACTGCGCAGCTTCGCCTCGGTGCAGGGCAGCCTCGTGATGTGGCCCATCGCCACCTACGGCGACGAGGCCCAGCGGCGTCGCTGGCTGCCCGAGCTGGCGGCCGGCCGCCGGATCGGCTGCTTCGGGTTGACCGAGGCCGGGCACGGCAGCGATCCCGGCGGGATGGAGACCCGCGCCGTGCGCGACGGCGACGGCTGGGTGTTGACCGG contains:
- a CDS encoding sulfatase — translated: MKRLWKWVRACAAAVLWSGVLAGLVGFAEGVSQWSRFGGWTAGGGESGFVRSVAPSVTLYSWFAMACAALMFGPYALAVRRRPSARLRAYALTTATAVASLVFFYAGYAGREHLWPQWWAAHELREAFVLQVGCFLALTILLVRPLTTLAGSLVLTPRRNLFLTVIFLLVFTSLWPDWRDEGRAERCGGLERASAAPSGPNVVLVTIDAWRRDHLGALGGSDDLTPGLDRLAGEGLLYADNWSSSCWTLPGMGTLMTGRSPRELGIERKRPLPRGAPMLAEIAWSQGWHTAAFTTNPYLTGAYGFDRGFAEYEHAMVLEPLQPASRSVLARELTYWVDRFAELDKSEYVVAKALRWLPTRPTDRPFLLWLHLLDPHLPYTVRRLPGDGPAPELPRHPLLDDHGLSPHLLTDVRDGISDLPPEVRAAIASLYAGEVRYTDHHLARLFTALREAGLWDSTLVVVTSDHGEELFDHGGFEHGHSLLPEVSAVPLIVKLPAGGAAGRRLEGDRSSADLLPTLCATLGWSAPDSLGGRTDLWPAGADAAPPVWTEPASPAVLENLLYGPPRTAVRAWPYFAILSPDAAPTWYDLGVDPGAVRPLPTAPSSAPRVLAAADSLLAAGDLAARRLSGPQPGLVAPDPALQRQLRSLGY